From Daphnia pulicaria isolate SC F1-1A chromosome 4, SC_F0-13Bv2, whole genome shotgun sequence, one genomic window encodes:
- the LOC124338275 gene encoding transmembrane protease serine 11D-like isoform X2 — protein sequence MLGNQKGLSTVVLLAVVTLLSSCSPASSFAFLPRVSRTKDAVIIDFAGVGYAPTSYGKTLYGQFANPGFVPLPSVYGWPMPFGFPSFISPSAKQIDGEYKEYLDDPLTVKQTAPKCGTGPAIMPAARDLATERVIGGADAKKGAWPFIVALKTDKGIFCSGTLLSDTIVLLAAQCLEKMSMYELSTVTVLVGFHAADLSDLPMTRRISRVVLHARYNAFTYANDIAIITLDTPVVLSRTVATACLPAASTEADQFVGVDAIILGWGAADGTATGNLKQAKTAISSNDECRADTIFGKYVSASTTCTTTGTPFTCAVDVGGPVVTLPTPGTWTVIGINSYTKDCAAGGLKTQVGSFRTWIDQYM from the exons ATGTTGGGCAATCAAAAAGGTTTATCGACCGTCGTCTTATTGGCGGTCGTGACTCTGTTGAGCAGCTGCAGTCCGGCATCCAGTTTCGCATTCCTTCCCCGCGTCTCCCGTACAAAAGATGCCGTCATTATCGATt TTGCCGGTGTGGGCTATGCTCCCACCTCTTACGGCAAGACGTTGTACGGCCAATTTGCCAATCCAGGATTCGTTCCGCTGCCATCAGTTTACGGATGGCCCATGCCATTCGGTTTTCCTAGCTTCATTTCTCCGTCTGCCAAGCAGATTGATGGCGAATATAAGGAATACCTTGACGATCCGCTGACGGTGAAACAAACAGCGCCAAAGTGCGGCACTGGACCGGCCATTATGCCCGCTGCTAGGGACTTGGCTACCGAAAGGGTCATTGGTGGAGCTGATGCCAAAAAGGGTGCTTGGCCTTTCATT GTTGCCCTGAAAACCGACAAAGGTATATTTTGCAGCGGGACTTTGTTGAGTGACACTATAGTTCTACTGGCGGCCCAGTGCCTGGAAAA AATGTCTATGTATGAATTGTCGACTGTGACCGTATTGGTTGGCTTTCACGCAGCTGATCTATCCGACCTCCCGATGACGAGGAGGATCAGCAGAGTGGTTCTTCACGCCCGATACAACGCCTTCACCTAt gcCAATGATATCGCCATCATAACATTGGACACCCCCGTGGTTTTATCCAGGACTGTTGCCACCGCTTGTTTGCCAGCGGCCAGTACCGAAGCCGACCAATTCGTCGGTGTAGATGCCATTATTTTGGGATGGGGAGCGGCTG ACGGAACAGCCACCGGAAATCTGAAACAAGCCAAGACTGCGATTTCGTCCAACGACGAGTGCAGGGCGGATACGATCTTTGGTAAATATGTTTCGGCCAGCACTACCTGTACCACTACTGGCACTCCATTCACATGCGCG GTTGACGTTGGCGGCCCAGTAGTCACCCTCCCGACACCAGGCACCTGGACCGTCATCGGAATCAACAGCTACACCAAGG ATTGCGCCGCTGGTGGCCTTAAAACCCAAGTGGGTTCGTTCAGGACCTGGATTGACCAATacatgtaa
- the LOC124338354 gene encoding chymotrypsinogen B-like translates to MGGVVVISGKNTLPATFRAALNPFLQQAKVSISGNDECRMDSSIGQYVIDTNICVSTPGKFTCTGDVGGPVVVLSSTGTWTLVGINSYTKDCASNGLKTRVSAFVPWINLYLN, encoded by the exons ATGGGTGGTGTAGTTGTTATAAGTGGCAAAAACACTCTGCCGGCTACATTTAGAGCCGCTTTAAATCCCTTCCTGCAACAAGCCAAGGTTTCGATTTCGGGTAATGACGAGTGTAGGATGGATTCATCAATTGGACAATACGTCATAGACACAAATATCTGTGTTAGTACTCCTGGCAAATTCACATGCACA GGTGATGTCGGCGGTCCAGTAGTTGTTCTATCGTCGACGGGAACCTGGACTTTGGTTGGAATCAACAGCTACACCAAAG ACTGCGCTTCCAATGGCCTCAAAACCAGAGTGTCGGCGTTCGTGCCTTGGATTAATTTAtacctaaattaa
- the LOC124338275 gene encoding brachyurin-like isoform X1 → MLGNQKGFSTAVVLLAVVSLLSCCGLASSFAFLPRVSRTKDAIIINFADVESAPSSQAKSLNDQIADPAFVQVPSFNPHPMTFRQQQQQPSGWSYSFGHPSPIAFEDAWFSSRQLSQVDEQQAVEEVDLKQSVAPACGRGPTTFPTTRASISERIAGGINAKKNAWPFMVALLLEGVMYCGGTLISDTKVLLAAQCLERMPLHYMSLLTVSVGLHSVLPLDAPLTRRINKAVLHNNFNAANYTNDIAIITLDAPVTFTRTITPVCLPPASSDPDQYADQSAVILGWDKPDNAVLQQGTVSISSNSECRMDPAIGQYVSDASICVTSTTKFTCTKDIGGPVVVLSSPGVWTQVGINSYTKDDCASPGLKTRVSALRAWINTYMK, encoded by the exons ATGTTGGGCAATCAAAAAG GTTTTTCAACCGCTGTCGTCTTATTGGCGGTCGTGTCTCTGCTGAGCTGCTGCGGCCTGGCGTCCAGTTTCGCCTTCCTCCCTCGCGTCTCTCGTACAAAAGatgccatcatcatcaatt TTGCCGATGTAGAGTCTGCTCCCTCAAGTCAAGCCAAGTCGTTGAATGACCAAATTGCCGATCCAGCATTCGTCCAGGTGCCATCCTTCAATCCTCACCCAATGACGTTtcgccagcagcaacagcagcccaGTGGATGGTCCTATTCATTCGGACATCCTAGTCCCATTGCATTTGAAGATGCCTGGTTCAGCAGTAGACAATTATCACAAGTCGATGAGCAGCAGGCGGTAGAAGAGGTAGACCTAAAACAAAGTGTCGCTCCAGCGTGTGGCCGTGGGCCTACCACTTTTCCCACCACAAGGGCATCGATAAGCGAAAGGATCGCTGGCGGGATCAATGCCAAGAAGAATGCTTGGCCTTTCATG GTAGCTCTGTTACTTGAAGGGGTCATGTATTGTGGTGGAACTTTAATAAGCGACACCAAAGTTCTATTGGCGGCTCAGTGCCTGGAACG AATGCCTTTGCATTACATGTCGTTATTGACTGTATCGGTTGGATTGCATTCCGTGCTGCCGTTAGACGCCCCATTGACGAGAAGAATCAATAAAGCTGTTCTTCACAACAATTTCAATGCTGCCAACTAT ACCAATGATATAGCCATCATAACGTTGGACGCACCTGTGACATTTACCAGGACTATTACACCCGTTTGTTTGCCACCGGCCAGCTCAGACCCAGACCAATACGCGGACCAATCAGCTGTTATTTTGGGGTGGGATA AACCTGATAACGCCGTCCTTCAACAAGGCACAGTTTCAATTTCGTCCAATTCCGAATGTAGGATGGATCCAGCCATTGGACAATATGTTTCCGACGCGTCTATCTGCGTGACTTCAACTACCAAATTCACGTGCACA AAGGACATTGGGGGTCCAGTAGTTGTCTTGTCCTCGCCAGGTGTTTGGACTCAAGTCGGAATCAACAGCTACACCAAGG ATGACTGCGCTTCCCCTGGCCTTAAAACTCGAGTGTCGGCGTTGAGGGCGTGGATTAACACATacatgaaatga